From one Streptomyces sp. CA-210063 genomic stretch:
- a CDS encoding ATP-binding protein has protein sequence MAAPNEVTFRLTRCRRSVPRARALVHAVLGEWRVDQDILEAAELMLSELVTNALRVRVPSDRQVGVRIARSLEDGLLRLEVSDAGSGRPEVRAPGDEEAGGRGLLLVEALAHRWGVDERAGGIGKTVWAELKAPDIVAEPVGREVAVVMVRHGQRVRVLGEWRTVRTVRTEPYAAGGLAVVLGLDEGPALRVPAAEPLTVRDDGVPSAREGGKGTPG, from the coding sequence ATGGCCGCACCGAACGAAGTCACCTTCCGGTTAACCCGTTGTCGCCGCAGCGTCCCCAGAGCGCGGGCACTGGTGCATGCCGTGCTTGGCGAATGGCGCGTCGATCAAGACATCTTGGAGGCAGCGGAGTTGATGCTCTCGGAGCTGGTGACCAACGCACTGCGTGTACGAGTGCCGAGCGACCGACAGGTGGGCGTCCGGATCGCCCGATCGCTGGAGGACGGGCTGCTGCGGCTGGAGGTGAGCGACGCGGGCTCAGGCAGGCCCGAAGTGCGGGCGCCCGGTGACGAGGAGGCCGGCGGGCGCGGGCTGTTGCTCGTGGAGGCGTTGGCTCACCGTTGGGGAGTGGACGAGCGCGCGGGCGGGATCGGGAAGACCGTGTGGGCCGAGCTGAAGGCACCTGACATCGTGGCTGAGCCCGTCGGGCGGGAGGTCGCGGTTGTGATGGTGCGGCATGGGCAGCGGGTGCGCGTGTTGGGTGAATGGCGCACTGTCCGTACGGTGCGCACTGAGCCGTACGCGGCGGGTGGACTGGCCGTTGTGCTCGGACTAGACGAGGGCCCGGCGCTTCGGGTACCCGCGGCCGAACCGTTGACCGTACGCGACGACGGCGTGCCCTCCGCGCGGGAGGGCGGGAAGGGCACGCCGGGGTAA
- the pglX gene encoding BREX-2 system adenine-specific DNA-methyltransferase PglX — translation MIDRKSKALLTDLIKQVKAVEVDLGQQVRDGETVLKPLRTEYGKLQKADPKGSPKWEVWLEERLAELPEDGAKRVRATGKLWVEHEEAFRLGRTNDSWTSWLYGTPQVSGRVTQVAVAWVLGTVFVRFCEDNLLIPEPYLTGPDVERRDLAEARYRQYVEEEQDPTYRGWLERAFAELGSGQAGNLLFDRRRNPLYQLPVSHDGARALVEFWRERRESDELVHDFTDPLSEGGTEGWDTRFLGDLYQDLSEAARKTYALLQTPEFVEEFILDRTMDPVVRELGGRFGELKMIDPTCGSGHFVLGAFRRMVRLWSEREPERDVHERVRDALNSVHGVDINPFAVAIARFRLLVSAMAASGVRTLAEAGRYDWPIHLAVGDSLIKARQLELSLIDEESGDPLAEFAYATEDVHEHSAILEQGRYDVVVGNPPYITVKDKKLNELYRRLYASCSGKYALSVPFAERFFQLAKVGEPDGRGYGMVGQITANSFMKREFGTKLIEEYFAHKVELTEVIDTSGAYIPGHGTPTVILIGQRRSGSGRTPTVRTVRSVQGEPVAPEKGEDGLVWNSIVKYIDQPGSVSQWVSVDDLGRDRYFSKQPWVLADGGLELIEQLVAASTTPLSHSADSIGFAAITGDDEYFVLPRPLATWIRDRSVPRRSFVTGDQVRDWGCHLDADAIFPSAATSDQRATLETRVLWPGRQILRSGLMFSTTKEQRGLPWSNYAFHQEGRLTANFLITFPFVATHNHFSLGRGGRVFNRHAPVIKLQDEASEEEYLRLLGLLNSSTAGLWLKMVSHSKGTEGHQSGIKTELWEQFFEFTGTKLQQFPIPARYPTTISTRLDTLSQQLSDLTPTSLFNPNSTTPTIDSLHDAKAKWHCIRAQMIALQEELDWQVYSLYNLHSEDLRAPESEVPELALGERAFEIVLARRVEKGEASDEWFKRHGSTRITTLPDHWSDGYKAIVQKRIDVIESSRAIGMIERPEYKRRWATEGWDVLQEKALRSWLLDHVEKRDLWFQDGQPTILTRAQLTSALALDDDFVSVAELYAPRKELATVVTDLLANEHVPFLAALRYKPTGLRKRDSWEHVWDLQRREDAAPDEPAKRKIRDSIPVPPKYTSADFLKPSYWRARGKLDVPKERFISYATGVISGTPDLFGWAGWNHQEQAQALSTYFTNHDELSDEQMTPLLAGLLELQPWLTQWHDEFDPLYGGSPAAFFAGYRATRQGEHGLTDDDLRAWRPGKPTKG, via the coding sequence ATGATCGACCGCAAGTCCAAGGCACTGCTGACGGACCTGATCAAGCAGGTCAAGGCGGTCGAGGTCGACCTGGGCCAGCAGGTACGGGACGGCGAGACCGTCCTGAAGCCGCTGCGCACGGAGTACGGCAAGCTGCAGAAGGCTGACCCCAAGGGGAGCCCTAAGTGGGAGGTCTGGCTGGAGGAACGGCTGGCCGAACTGCCGGAGGACGGCGCTAAGCGGGTGCGGGCTACCGGGAAACTGTGGGTCGAACACGAGGAAGCGTTCAGGCTCGGTCGTACTAATGACTCGTGGACCTCATGGTTGTACGGCACGCCGCAGGTCTCCGGTCGCGTCACACAGGTAGCCGTAGCGTGGGTACTGGGCACGGTGTTCGTACGGTTCTGCGAGGACAACCTGCTGATCCCAGAGCCGTACCTCACGGGCCCGGATGTCGAACGGCGGGATCTGGCGGAGGCCCGGTACAGGCAGTACGTCGAAGAGGAGCAGGACCCGACGTACCGAGGGTGGCTGGAGCGCGCGTTCGCGGAGTTGGGCTCCGGGCAGGCCGGCAACTTGCTGTTCGACAGGCGGCGCAACCCGCTGTACCAGCTCCCAGTCTCGCACGACGGGGCACGGGCGCTGGTGGAGTTCTGGCGGGAGCGGCGGGAGAGCGATGAGCTGGTCCACGACTTCACCGACCCGCTGAGCGAGGGCGGTACGGAGGGGTGGGATACGCGCTTCCTCGGTGACCTGTACCAGGATCTGTCAGAGGCGGCCCGGAAGACGTATGCGCTTCTCCAGACTCCGGAGTTCGTGGAGGAGTTCATCCTCGACCGGACTATGGATCCGGTGGTACGGGAGCTGGGCGGGCGGTTCGGCGAACTGAAGATGATCGACCCTACGTGCGGGTCGGGGCACTTCGTGCTGGGTGCGTTCCGGAGGATGGTCCGGCTTTGGTCGGAGCGGGAGCCTGAGCGGGATGTGCATGAGCGGGTACGGGATGCGCTGAACTCCGTGCATGGGGTGGACATCAATCCGTTCGCCGTGGCTATTGCGCGCTTCCGGTTGCTGGTGTCGGCGATGGCGGCGTCGGGGGTGCGAACGCTGGCGGAGGCGGGACGATACGACTGGCCGATCCATCTGGCGGTGGGCGACTCGCTGATCAAGGCTCGGCAGCTTGAACTGAGCCTGATTGACGAGGAGTCGGGGGATCCGCTGGCGGAATTTGCGTACGCCACGGAAGATGTGCACGAGCATTCGGCGATTCTGGAGCAGGGGCGCTATGACGTGGTTGTAGGGAATCCACCCTACATCACGGTTAAGGACAAGAAGCTGAACGAGTTGTATCGGCGACTTTACGCGTCCTGCTCCGGCAAGTATGCATTGTCCGTCCCCTTCGCCGAGCGGTTCTTCCAACTAGCAAAGGTGGGGGAACCTGATGGTCGCGGGTACGGCATGGTTGGCCAGATCACCGCGAACTCCTTCATGAAGCGCGAATTTGGAACGAAGCTGATTGAGGAGTATTTCGCACACAAGGTGGAACTAACTGAAGTAATTGACACCTCCGGAGCGTATATTCCGGGGCACGGAACACCGACAGTAATCCTCATCGGTCAACGGCGATCAGGCAGTGGCCGCACCCCAACCGTTCGCACGGTCCGCAGCGTCCAAGGTGAGCCCGTAGCGCCCGAGAAGGGCGAGGACGGATTGGTCTGGAACTCAATTGTCAAATATATTGACCAGCCAGGGTCCGTCAGCCAGTGGGTATCAGTGGACGACCTGGGGCGCGATCGGTACTTCAGTAAACAACCGTGGGTACTCGCCGATGGCGGCCTCGAGCTGATTGAACAACTAGTTGCCGCCTCAACGACGCCCCTATCCCACTCGGCTGATTCCATTGGGTTCGCAGCGATCACTGGAGACGACGAATACTTCGTTCTCCCACGCCCACTCGCGACATGGATTCGCGATCGTAGTGTCCCGCGGCGCTCCTTCGTCACGGGAGACCAGGTACGCGACTGGGGTTGCCATCTGGACGCTGATGCAATCTTCCCGTCGGCCGCAACAAGCGATCAACGCGCCACTCTAGAAACGCGGGTACTCTGGCCAGGGCGCCAAATCCTACGCAGCGGACTAATGTTTTCCACTACAAAGGAGCAGCGAGGGCTCCCGTGGTCAAATTATGCCTTCCATCAGGAAGGCCGACTCACTGCAAATTTCTTGATCACATTCCCATTCGTGGCCACACATAACCACTTCTCACTCGGCCGCGGCGGTAGAGTCTTTAATCGCCACGCACCAGTGATCAAATTGCAGGACGAGGCAAGCGAGGAAGAGTATCTGCGCCTACTCGGACTACTCAACAGCTCTACCGCTGGCCTCTGGTTGAAGATGGTGAGCCACAGCAAGGGAACCGAGGGGCACCAGTCAGGCATCAAGACGGAACTCTGGGAACAGTTCTTTGAGTTTACAGGAACAAAGCTTCAGCAATTCCCTATTCCCGCACGCTACCCGACCACTATCTCAACCCGCCTCGATACCCTTTCCCAGCAGCTCTCAGACTTGACCCCCACGAGCCTATTCAACCCCAACTCCACCACCCCGACAATCGACTCACTCCATGACGCCAAAGCCAAATGGCATTGCATCCGAGCGCAAATGATTGCGCTGCAAGAAGAGTTGGACTGGCAGGTCTACTCCCTCTACAATCTGCACTCCGAAGACCTCCGCGCCCCCGAGTCCGAAGTCCCTGAACTCGCCCTCGGCGAGCGGGCCTTCGAAATCGTGCTCGCTCGGCGGGTCGAGAAGGGTGAAGCCTCCGACGAGTGGTTCAAGCGGCATGGGTCCACCCGCATCACCACGCTCCCCGACCACTGGTCGGACGGGTACAAGGCCATCGTCCAGAAGCGCATCGACGTCATCGAATCGTCCCGCGCCATCGGCATGATCGAACGCCCCGAGTACAAGCGCCGTTGGGCGACAGAAGGTTGGGACGTGCTCCAGGAAAAGGCCCTTCGCTCCTGGCTGCTCGACCACGTCGAGAAGCGCGACCTCTGGTTCCAGGATGGCCAGCCGACCATCCTCACCCGTGCCCAGCTCACCTCCGCGCTCGCCCTCGACGACGACTTCGTCTCCGTCGCCGAGTTGTACGCGCCCCGCAAGGAGTTGGCGACCGTCGTCACAGATCTACTCGCCAACGAGCACGTCCCCTTCCTCGCCGCCTTGCGCTACAAGCCCACCGGCCTGAGGAAGCGCGACAGCTGGGAGCACGTTTGGGATCTCCAGCGTCGGGAAGACGCCGCCCCAGACGAGCCCGCCAAGCGGAAGATCCGTGACTCCATCCCCGTACCGCCGAAGTACACGTCGGCCGACTTCCTCAAGCCGTCCTACTGGCGCGCTCGCGGAAAGCTGGACGTGCCGAAGGAGCGGTTCATCTCCTACGCAACCGGCGTGATCTCCGGCACCCCGGACCTGTTCGGCTGGGCGGGCTGGAACCACCAGGAGCAGGCCCAGGCCCTCAGCACGTACTTCACGAACCACGACGAGTTGTCCGACGAACAGATGACCCCGCTGCTCGCCGGCCTCCTCGAACTCCAGCCCTGGCTCACCCAGTGGCACGACGAGTTCGACCCCCTGTACGGCGGGTCCCCCGCAGCCTTCTTCGCGGGCTACCGAGCAACCAGGCAGGGCGAACACGGTCTGACCGACGACGACTTGCGTGCCTGGCGTCCCGGGAAACCGACCAAGGGCTGA
- the pglW gene encoding BREX system serine/threonine kinase PglW has translation MRDGRWTAVTDSEFQHEHRGLEAIREKLPDNDPWRAWSNFTFTAHTGHVREVDLLVIAPGGVHLIELKDWHGSVESRNGTWLQTQPSGRQIPHGNPLHLANKKAKELATLLKQHGEKVWVSEAVCFTDSSLRNRLPAHDRNGVFTVHQLTEMLKESPKDDYRRIDAARSRRIKAALERIGIARSDAEYKVGPYLLSRKAFDSGPTWADYLAQHSELPEAARVRVYLRERGSDAELRASVERAARREAAVLRHFRHPGVVQLKQYDPSGHSAGPALIFDFDPRTLRLDEYLIQYGEKLDILSRMALVRQLAETVRSAHGRRIFHRTLAARAVHVIPRGRTRRGDSESETGAWSSPHLQISDWQVAVQRSSEHGVAGNGERFAPTTFSRAGAHLAEGADPYLAPELTALRPDPVALDVYGLGVLTYLLATGRPPAASQAELVARYEAGEGLRPSSVVDGLSPYIDELVQAATAYDVAARLSSVDDFLDMLEVVEADLTEPPTPEAPRPAEPEKDPLDAVAGDVLAGRWEVRRRLGTGSTSRAFLVRDLTAGPDVRFSKSLAVLKVATSDSRGEVLRREAEMLGRLRPDSRVIRLVEPEPQRIGPRTVLVMEYVGDEREESGEPSATGAKRRRREETVARQLREFGRLSVDQLEAYGDYLFGAVDFLEGEGVWHRDIKPDNIAIRIRPNRTRELVLIDFSLAGYPVNETAAGTDGYLDPFIGTLTDRSVYDAHAERYALAVTLHEMASRELPVWGDGKVSPRQTDPEKEPHPRIAADAFDPAVRDGLVAFFQKALHRNASQRFPDLKPMRDAWKKIFLAMDEAKPSSRRPSRHAAPSAQGEAAQTAPDAAIPEAEEESAEQQRERLAERVDRDTLISSSGLSPAAESFVYGLGVNTVGELLDYSQRQLVNAPGLGAKTRKEVLSRIKQWRLKFAERPAAPLTPEGRKAAKEELSAAEAAAADAVAANGGAGAQSLPERALRGVSLDTLATVFVPPLRKDGSNHNECEMVRLLLRLPNEQGVLPSEVGVWPTQTDVAHALGLSRGRIPQMLKNQRTRWKKHPAVRALRAEVLDLLHDLGRVASAAEIADALTVRRGTQLQEREQRRALALAAVRAVVEVEQLVPDEAEFQHAPNRDAADESMGAGLLALEVGADDAPDTPSAPGLLHYAQRLGRIADDMSELDTLPTAATVVAELGAVPPPSAAVQWDDRRMVEIAVAASRHAAATPRLEIYPRKLPLVRALRLTQAGLVPLIPGMAEAEQPGLTGEDVHERVRARFPELLNERGGHALPTGGPLTKALREAGFDLVLSTRKSTGTLRYLPSSPDGASAYLSSDARRQPTGTVSAHRYSDDPDLAAAGTAEDRLKASARRDGFRVLTVPTEWARDAIDELGREDFAGGAVVVSVAELFVQALHELVDPRPKPTWETILRADVAKSGSPGAMKFAEYAGTAWGLVEPRIGELLVPGGTASGNSGGGGSAAPLLLTDSGVFARYDAMGVLERLAERSRGGGRALWLLCPQSDPARPPRLGTVAVPYQSGLGEWIVLNEFWVQNAHRAKPERSGAGGLRG, from the coding sequence ATGCGGGACGGCCGGTGGACCGCGGTCACCGACTCCGAGTTCCAGCATGAACACCGGGGCCTGGAGGCCATCCGCGAGAAGCTCCCGGACAACGACCCGTGGCGGGCCTGGTCGAACTTCACGTTCACCGCGCACACCGGCCACGTCCGGGAAGTGGACCTACTGGTGATCGCCCCGGGCGGCGTCCACCTGATCGAGCTGAAGGACTGGCACGGCTCCGTCGAGTCCCGCAACGGCACCTGGCTGCAGACCCAGCCCAGCGGGCGGCAGATCCCTCACGGCAACCCGCTGCACCTGGCCAACAAGAAGGCCAAGGAACTGGCCACACTGCTCAAGCAGCACGGCGAGAAGGTGTGGGTCTCGGAAGCCGTCTGCTTCACCGACTCCTCGCTGCGCAACCGCCTGCCCGCCCACGACCGCAACGGCGTTTTCACCGTCCACCAGCTCACCGAGATGCTGAAGGAGTCGCCGAAGGACGACTACCGCCGGATCGACGCCGCGCGGTCGCGCCGGATCAAGGCGGCGCTGGAGCGCATCGGCATCGCGCGCAGCGACGCCGAGTACAAGGTCGGCCCGTATCTGCTGAGCCGGAAGGCGTTCGACTCGGGCCCGACCTGGGCCGACTACCTGGCCCAGCACAGTGAGCTGCCGGAGGCCGCCCGCGTCCGTGTCTATCTGCGCGAGCGCGGCTCCGACGCCGAGCTGCGGGCATCCGTCGAGCGTGCCGCGCGCCGCGAGGCCGCTGTGCTGCGCCACTTCCGGCACCCCGGTGTCGTCCAGCTCAAGCAGTACGACCCGTCCGGGCACTCGGCGGGCCCCGCGCTGATCTTCGACTTCGATCCGCGGACCCTGCGCCTGGACGAGTACCTGATCCAGTACGGCGAGAAGCTGGACATCCTCAGCCGGATGGCGCTGGTGCGGCAGCTCGCCGAGACGGTGCGCTCGGCGCACGGCCGACGGATCTTCCACCGCACGCTGGCGGCCCGCGCGGTCCACGTCATCCCGCGCGGCCGTACCCGCCGGGGCGACTCCGAGAGCGAGACCGGCGCCTGGTCCAGCCCGCACCTGCAGATCTCCGACTGGCAGGTCGCCGTCCAGCGCAGCTCCGAGCACGGCGTGGCCGGCAATGGCGAGCGGTTCGCCCCCACGACCTTCTCGCGCGCGGGCGCGCATCTCGCCGAGGGCGCGGACCCGTATCTGGCCCCGGAGCTGACCGCGCTCAGGCCCGACCCGGTCGCCCTGGACGTGTACGGACTCGGAGTACTCACCTATCTCCTGGCCACCGGCAGGCCCCCGGCCGCCAGCCAGGCCGAACTGGTGGCTCGCTACGAGGCGGGCGAGGGCCTGCGCCCCAGCTCCGTGGTGGACGGCCTCTCCCCCTACATCGACGAGCTGGTGCAGGCGGCCACCGCCTACGACGTCGCCGCCCGGCTGTCGTCGGTGGACGACTTCCTGGACATGCTGGAGGTCGTCGAGGCGGACCTGACCGAGCCGCCGACGCCCGAGGCCCCGCGCCCGGCCGAGCCCGAGAAGGACCCTCTGGACGCGGTCGCGGGCGATGTGCTGGCGGGCCGCTGGGAGGTCAGGCGCCGCCTCGGTACGGGCTCGACGAGTCGCGCGTTCCTGGTGCGGGACCTGACCGCCGGCCCGGATGTGCGCTTCTCCAAGTCCCTGGCGGTGCTGAAGGTCGCGACGTCGGACAGCCGCGGCGAGGTGCTGCGCCGCGAGGCCGAGATGCTGGGCCGGCTCCGCCCCGACTCCCGCGTGATCCGCCTCGTCGAGCCGGAGCCGCAGCGCATCGGCCCGCGCACGGTCCTGGTCATGGAGTACGTCGGCGACGAGCGCGAGGAGAGCGGCGAGCCGTCCGCAACGGGTGCAAAGCGTCGACGCCGGGAGGAGACGGTCGCCCGGCAGCTGCGCGAGTTCGGCCGTCTGTCCGTGGACCAGCTCGAGGCGTACGGCGACTACCTGTTCGGAGCGGTGGACTTCCTCGAGGGCGAGGGCGTGTGGCACCGCGACATCAAGCCGGACAACATCGCGATCCGCATCCGCCCGAACCGCACCCGCGAGCTGGTGCTGATCGACTTCTCGCTCGCGGGCTACCCGGTGAACGAGACCGCGGCCGGCACGGACGGCTACCTGGACCCCTTCATCGGCACGCTCACCGACCGCTCGGTCTACGACGCCCACGCCGAGCGATACGCCCTGGCCGTCACCCTGCACGAGATGGCGTCCCGCGAGCTCCCGGTGTGGGGCGACGGCAAGGTCTCGCCGCGCCAGACCGACCCGGAGAAGGAGCCGCACCCGAGGATCGCCGCCGACGCCTTCGACCCGGCGGTACGGGACGGTCTGGTCGCGTTCTTCCAGAAGGCCCTGCACCGGAACGCCTCCCAGCGCTTCCCGGATCTCAAGCCGATGCGCGACGCCTGGAAGAAGATCTTCCTCGCCATGGACGAGGCGAAGCCCTCGTCCCGGCGCCCGTCACGGCACGCGGCGCCATCCGCACAGGGCGAGGCGGCGCAGACCGCCCCCGACGCCGCCATCCCGGAGGCCGAGGAGGAGAGCGCCGAGCAGCAGCGCGAGCGGCTGGCGGAGCGCGTCGACCGGGACACCCTGATCTCGTCGTCCGGCCTGAGCCCGGCCGCGGAGTCCTTCGTGTACGGCCTCGGCGTCAACACGGTCGGCGAGTTGCTCGACTACAGCCAGCGCCAGCTCGTCAACGCCCCCGGCCTCGGTGCCAAGACCCGCAAGGAGGTCCTGAGCCGCATCAAGCAGTGGCGGCTCAAGTTCGCGGAGAGGCCCGCCGCGCCACTCACTCCCGAGGGCCGCAAGGCCGCGAAGGAGGAGTTGTCGGCCGCCGAGGCCGCGGCAGCCGACGCGGTAGCGGCCAACGGCGGCGCCGGTGCGCAGTCTCTGCCGGAGCGCGCACTGCGCGGCGTCAGCCTCGACACGCTCGCCACGGTGTTCGTACCGCCGCTGCGCAAGGACGGCTCGAACCACAACGAGTGCGAGATGGTACGGCTGCTGCTGCGCCTGCCCAACGAGCAGGGTGTACTGCCGTCGGAGGTCGGGGTCTGGCCGACGCAGACGGACGTCGCGCACGCGCTCGGGCTGTCGCGGGGCCGCATCCCCCAGATGCTGAAGAACCAGCGAACCCGCTGGAAGAAGCACCCGGCGGTACGAGCGCTTCGCGCCGAGGTCCTGGACCTGCTGCACGACCTGGGCCGAGTCGCGTCTGCCGCAGAGATCGCGGACGCGTTGACCGTGCGGCGCGGCACCCAGCTCCAGGAGCGCGAGCAGCGCCGGGCGCTGGCCTTGGCCGCCGTACGGGCCGTGGTGGAGGTGGAGCAACTCGTCCCGGACGAGGCCGAGTTCCAGCATGCCCCGAACCGCGACGCGGCCGACGAGAGCATGGGCGCGGGCTTGTTGGCGCTGGAGGTGGGCGCGGACGACGCGCCGGACACGCCGTCCGCGCCGGGTCTGCTCCACTACGCCCAGCGGCTCGGCCGTATCGCCGACGACATGTCGGAGCTCGACACCCTGCCGACCGCGGCGACCGTGGTGGCCGAGCTGGGTGCCGTACCCCCGCCGAGTGCGGCAGTGCAGTGGGACGACCGGCGCATGGTGGAGATCGCCGTGGCCGCCTCCCGCCATGCCGCCGCGACGCCCCGCCTGGAGATCTATCCGCGCAAGCTGCCGCTGGTGCGCGCGCTGCGCCTCACCCAGGCCGGCCTGGTACCGCTCATCCCGGGGATGGCGGAGGCGGAGCAGCCGGGCCTGACGGGGGAGGACGTGCACGAGCGGGTACGGGCCCGCTTCCCGGAGCTTCTGAACGAGCGGGGTGGCCATGCGCTGCCCACGGGCGGCCCGCTGACAAAGGCTCTGCGGGAGGCCGGCTTCGACCTGGTGCTGTCGACGCGCAAGAGCACGGGGACGCTGCGCTATCTGCCGAGCAGTCCGGACGGAGCGTCTGCCTATCTGTCGTCGGACGCGCGGCGACAGCCTACGGGCACCGTCTCCGCACACCGCTACTCCGACGACCCGGATCTCGCGGCGGCGGGCACGGCCGAGGACCGGTTGAAGGCCTCGGCCCGGCGGGACGGCTTCCGTGTGCTGACAGTGCCGACAGAGTGGGCACGGGATGCGATCGACGAGCTTGGGCGAGAGGACTTCGCCGGCGGGGCTGTCGTGGTGTCGGTGGCCGAGCTGTTCGTGCAGGCGCTGCACGAGTTGGTCGACCCTCGGCCCAAGCCCACCTGGGAGACCATCCTGCGTGCGGACGTGGCGAAGTCCGGTTCGCCGGGTGCGATGAAATTCGCCGAGTACGCGGGGACAGCGTGGGGTCTGGTTGAGCCTCGGATCGGGGAGCTGCTGGTGCCGGGGGGCACGGCTTCCGGGAACAGTGGCGGGGGCGGGTCGGCTGCTCCGTTGCTGCTGACGGACAGCGGGGTCTTCGCTCGGTACGACGCGATGGGCGTACTGGAGCGGTTGGCGGAGCGGTCGCGGGGTGGTGGTCGCGCGCTGTGGCTGCTGTGTCCGCAGAGCGACCCTGCCCGGCCTCCACGGTTGGGCACGGTGGCAGTGCCATACCAGTCGGGATTGGGTGAGTGGATCGTGCTGAATGAGTTCTGGGTGCAGAACGCGCACCGCGCGAAGCCGGAGAGGTCTGGGGCCGGCGGCCTACGGGGATGA
- a CDS encoding SAM-dependent methyltransferase, producing MERVSGGLSPKRALDALRGALAPQDALFLLMLLILLRHEADAERADEWGDRRGAVEAWDRIRQAPWGWGAYEFVAEIQRGLGHWEHQYFRLDGPPGLEDVGRRELAPLVDCVAAARDTAELFEACLELTQTKAKGGEYYTPQAIARLLIGLLEPRTGESVYDPVCGAGGFLLQAHQYVEATGDRTRQLGLYGQDASRVAVQVAAMNLTVHDAYARLEGPSSTLTDDRFRDETFDVVVANPPFNQSGWDEGGYAHYDHRWAYGMPPPGNANFAWAQHVASKLSPAGRGALLLPTGAATTAKPVERGIRAQMVEADLLSCVVELPAGLVPHVRNPVSLWLFSRSKRPHQTWGHADRSGQILLIDARETAATIGRGRRALPDEARERITATYAAWRGAPHDTQYEDELGWCRSVSVAEIAAKGHDVLPSHHVGAPAAEPVSADAEEEAARLTHELLELFATSGRLDDELRELLRGW from the coding sequence GTGGAGAGAGTGTCGGGCGGTCTGTCGCCAAAGCGGGCGCTGGACGCCCTGCGCGGGGCGCTGGCACCTCAGGACGCCCTATTCCTCCTCATGCTCCTGATCCTCCTCCGCCACGAGGCCGACGCCGAACGTGCCGACGAGTGGGGTGACCGCAGAGGCGCCGTGGAGGCCTGGGACCGCATCCGGCAGGCCCCGTGGGGCTGGGGCGCCTACGAATTCGTGGCGGAGATCCAGCGCGGCCTCGGGCACTGGGAGCACCAGTACTTCCGGTTGGACGGGCCGCCCGGTCTAGAGGATGTCGGGAGGCGTGAGCTGGCTCCGCTGGTCGACTGCGTGGCCGCGGCACGCGACACGGCAGAGCTCTTCGAGGCCTGTCTGGAGCTGACGCAGACGAAGGCGAAGGGCGGCGAGTACTACACGCCGCAGGCCATCGCCCGTCTTCTGATCGGTCTGCTGGAGCCCCGCACGGGCGAGTCGGTCTACGACCCCGTGTGCGGGGCGGGCGGGTTTCTTCTGCAGGCCCACCAGTACGTCGAAGCCACCGGCGACCGGACCCGCCAACTGGGCCTGTACGGACAGGACGCGAGCCGGGTCGCCGTGCAGGTCGCGGCGATGAACCTCACCGTGCACGACGCATACGCACGCCTTGAAGGACCTTCGTCGACCCTGACCGACGACCGGTTCCGGGACGAGACGTTCGACGTGGTCGTCGCCAACCCGCCCTTCAATCAGTCCGGTTGGGACGAAGGTGGCTACGCCCACTATGACCACCGCTGGGCGTACGGCATGCCCCCGCCAGGCAACGCCAACTTCGCTTGGGCCCAGCACGTGGCGAGCAAGCTGAGCCCCGCCGGGCGTGGAGCCCTCCTCCTTCCCACGGGCGCCGCCACCACGGCGAAGCCGGTCGAGCGCGGCATCCGTGCTCAGATGGTGGAGGCCGACCTCCTCAGCTGTGTGGTCGAGTTGCCCGCCGGCCTTGTCCCGCACGTCCGCAACCCGGTGAGCCTGTGGCTCTTCAGTAGGAGCAAGCGGCCTCATCAGACCTGGGGTCATGCCGACCGCTCGGGACAGATCCTGCTGATCGACGCCCGCGAGACCGCTGCCACGATCGGTCGAGGACGACGCGCCTTGCCGGACGAGGCCAGGGAACGCATCACTGCGACCTACGCAGCCTGGCGCGGGGCACCGCACGACACGCAGTACGAGGATGAACTCGGCTGGTGCAGGTCGGTGTCGGTGGCCGAGATCGCCGCGAAGGGGCACGACGTACTGCCCTCACACCACGTGGGCGCGCCCGCCGCCGAACCCGTGTCCGCCGATGCCGAGGAAGAGGCTGCCCGACTGACCCATGAACTGCTCGAACTCTTCGCGACCTCCGGTCGCCTCGACGACGAACTGCGTGAGCTGTTGAGGGGGTGGTGA